Proteins found in one Epinephelus fuscoguttatus linkage group LG4, E.fuscoguttatus.final_Chr_v1 genomic segment:
- the LOC125886805 gene encoding histone H2A-like — protein MSGRGKTGGKARAKAKTRSSRAGLQFPVGRVHRLLRKGNYAERVGAGAPVYLAAVLEYLTAEILELAGNAARDNKKTRIIPRHLQLAVRNDEELNKLLGGVTIAQGGVLPNIQAVLLPKKTEKAAKSK, from the coding sequence atgagtggccGCGGAAAAACCGGTGGAAAAGCCAGAGCCAAGGCAAAGACCCGCTCCTCCCGTGCTGGGCTCCAGTTCCCAGTCGGCCGTGTCCACAGGCTGCTGCGCAAAGGAAACTATGCGGAGCGTGTCGGTGCCGGCGCCCCCGTCTACCTGGCGGCTGTGCTGGAGTACCTGACCGCTGAGATCCTGGAGTTGGCTGGAAACGCTGCCCGCGACAACAAGAAGACCCGTATCATCCCCCGTCACCTGCAGCTGGCTGTCCGCAACGACGAGGAGCTCAACAAGCTGCTGGGCGGAGTGACCATCGCTCAGGGCGGCGTGCTGCCCAACATCCAGGCTGTTCTGCTGCCCAAGAAGACCGAGAAGGCCGCCAAGTCCAAGTAA